One window of the Benincasa hispida cultivar B227 chromosome 3, ASM972705v1, whole genome shotgun sequence genome contains the following:
- the LOC120072833 gene encoding uncharacterized protein LOC120072833 gives MLQVLNLRPPTPILALSTSISGDLTCSALLLLRPRNATHNWALLQSNLKCNGRFSCLFPDNRREEQARKALESALGGKKNEFEKWNNEIKKREEMGGGGSGGRGGWFGSGRWFGWSDDQFWPEAQQTSLAVLGIIVMYLIVAKGELLLAVVFNPLLYALRGTRNGLTFVTSKILRNTSASNYAEVEDISNKEVSAKERVAKKWGSD, from the exons ATGCTTCAGGTTCTCAATCTAAGACCCCCAACTCCGATTCTGGCCTTATCGACCTCGATTTCCGGTGACCTAACTTGCTCCGCCCTCCTATTACTTCGCCCTCGTAATGCAACACACAATTGGGCGCTTTTACAGTCCAACCTCAAGTGCAACGGCAGATTCTCTTGCCTTTTCCCCGATAATCGAAGAGAG GAACAGGCAAGGAAGGCATTAGAAAGTGCACTTGggggaaagaaaaatgaatttgagAAATGGAATaatgaaataaagaaaagagagGAGATGGGTGGCGGTGGCAGTGGTGGACGAGGAGGTTGGTTTGGATCGGGCAGATGGTTTGGTTGGTCTGATGACCAATTCTGGCCAGAAGCACAACAGACTAGTCTTGCTGTTTTAGGTATAATTGTCATG tatCTCATAGTTGCAAAAGGCGAACTGTTGCTTGCTGTTGTTTTCAACCCACTGCTGTATGCTTTGCGAGGAACAAGAAATGGATTGACTTTTGTTACTTCAAAAATTTTGAGGAACACCTCTGCTAGTAATTATGCTGAGGTTGAAGATATTTCAAACAAAGAAGTCTCTGCCAAAGAGAGAGTTGCAAAGAAATGGGGGAGCGATTGA
- the LOC120073451 gene encoding uncharacterized protein LOC120073451, with the protein MGKEVSNSEVKTILERVVNPGRKYWSIRLDDALWAYRTTFKTPIGMMVYGKSCHLLVEIQHKAYCTIKKCNWDSEAVGEARLLQLSELEDLRLESYENSLIYKQRVEEFHDRMIMPKEFEVRHKVLLYNSRLKFMPAKLLSNWLGPFGVYHIYPYGAVDIINLETGIFFKVNGHRLKVFHDGECLDCFDIVYWLDSPVHI; encoded by the exons ATGGGCAAGGAAGTGTCCAATAGCGAGGTGAAGACTATTTTGGAGAGAGTGGTCAACCCAGGAAGGAAATATTGGAGCATTCGACTTGACGATGCTTTGTGGGCTTACAGAACGACCTTTAAGACCCCTATTGGGAT GATGGTCTATGGAAAATCTTGTCATCTTTTAGTTGAGATTCAGCATAAGGCATATTGCACAATAAAGAAGTGCAACTGGGATTCTGAGGCAGTTGGGGAGGCCAGACTTTTACAACTTTCGGAATTGGAAGACCTCAGGTTAGAATCATATGAAAATTCTCTGATATACAAACAAAGAGTAGAAGAGTTTCATGACAGGATGATTATGCCAAAGGAGTTTGAGGTAAGGCATAAAgttcttttatataactctcGTTTGAAATTTATGCCTGCAAAACTCTTATCTAACTGGCTTGGGCCATTTGGAGTTTATCACATTTACCCCTATGGTGCAGTAGATATCATTAATCTTGAGAcaggaattttttttaaagtgaaCGGGCACAGGTTAAAGGTCTTCCATGATGGCGAGTGTTTAGATTGCTTTGACATCGTCTACTGGTTGGACTCACCAGTTCACATCTAA